A part of Anabas testudineus chromosome 9, fAnaTes1.2, whole genome shotgun sequence genomic DNA contains:
- the ddx31 gene encoding probable ATP-dependent RNA helicase DDX31 isoform X4, with protein MVSVCSLSVCVWDRCFIMSSADDQLCLNISSSLLPSSSQRRKRPTTQQRWARKKQIAEKRRFSSSEDVKRPFVKQRKLQHNDTPEEEVQMQTEAPPLSPAAENQSPTADVTKRKPEKKKKKKKEKDAVTETGRSSIKTSSLFKHNPDIPAIHRPVVSQVKEKIFTTESFSDLQLHPHLVATLNKVLNVSTLTSVQKQTIPALLSGRDAVVRSQTGSGKTLSYAVPVVQSLQSVQPKVSRSDGPLAVVIVPTRELALQTFQTFQKLLRPFTWIVPGVLMGGEKRKAEKARLRKGINILVSTPGRLVDHIKHTLSIAFSAVRWLILDEADRTLDLGFEKDLTVILNSLNSTGPSRQNVLLSATLTHGVTRLADVCLNDPVSISVSGSDFSDHTAATAATSDPGPASQSESFAVPEALKQFVVVVPSKIRLVCLAVFILDKCKFSQNNKLIVFVSSCEAVEFLYSLFTSVLSANHKPSLHFLRLHGNMKQEERSEVFQQFSVSPSGVLLCTDVAARGLDLPQVTWIVQFTPPTAAAEYVHRVGRTARIGGRGSSLLFLTPAETAFITELANHNISLSEMKLLDILSTLMMDDTYRGRGKYHSKSSSKALEQEIRERATVLQTEFENFVHSDPESVQNAKKALQSFLRAYTTYPAHLKHIFHIRFLHLGHTAKSFGLRDAPQGLSSATGAHSKKPNHNKNRIRSPVKEQKKKLGSSQAGEKRFHPAQREVGLIRSEFSSGLDGADAKKKKKKKRKMSGEEEEE; from the exons ATGGTGTCAGTGTGTTCG ctgtctgtgtgtgtgtgggacagGTGTTTTATAATGTCATCAGCAGACGACCAGCTGTGTTTGAACATCTCCAGTAGTTTGTTACCGTCTTCATCACAGAGGAGGAAGCGTCCCACCACTCAGCAGAGATGGGCCAGA AAGAAACAGATTGCAGAGAAGAGGAGGTTCAGCTCCTCAGAGGACGTGAAAAGACCATTTGTCAAACAGAGGAAGCTGCAGCACAATGATACACCTGAGGAGGAGGTGCAGATGCAGACTGAAGCTCCTCCTCTTTCCCCTGCAGCTGAAAACCAG tctcCAACTGCTGATGTGACGAAAAGGAAaccagagaaaaagaagaagaagaagaaagagaaagatgcaGTGACCGAGACAGGAAGGAGCAGCATTAAGACGTCCTCTCTGTTCAAACACAACCCAGACATACCTGCGATCCACAG ACCAGTTGTTTCTCAGGTGAAGGAGAAGATTTTCACCACTGAATCCTTCTCAGACCTCCAACTGCACCCTCACCTG GTGGCGACACTGAACAAAGTCCTGAATGTTTCCACACTGACCAG tgttcagaAACAGACGATCCCGGCTCTTCTGTCCGGACGAGACGCTGTAGTTCGATCTCAGACCGGATCTG GTAAGACTCTGTCGTACGCCGTCCCAGTGGTCCAGAGCCTTCAGTCTGTTCAGCCAAAGGTCAGCAGGTCAGACGGTCCTCTGGCTGTCGTCATCGTCCCCACCAGAGAG CTCGCCCTGCAGACCTTCCAGACCTTCCAGAAACTCCTCAGG CCATTTACCTGGATCGTTCCAGGTGTTCTgatgggaggagagaagaggaaggcaGAGAAGGCCAG gcTCCGTAAAGGAATCAATATCCTGGTTTCGACTCCCGGGCGTCTGGTGGATCATATCAAACACACCCTGAGTATTGCCTTCAGCGCCGTCCGCTGGCTGATCCTGGACGAGGCCGATCG GACCTTGGACCTGGGTTTTGAGAAGGATCTGACTGTTATTCTAAACAGTCTGAACTCGACAGGACCGAGCAGACAGAACGTGCTGCTGTCTGCTACACTGACAcatg GTGTGACCCGGTTAGCAGACGTGTGTTTAAATGACCCCGTCAGCATCAGCGTGTCCGGCTCTGACTTCTCTGATCACACTGCCGCCACCGCTGCGACCTCTGACCCTGGACcagccagccaatcagagagcttTGCTGTACCAGAGGCTTTGAAGCAGTTTGTGGTGGTGGTTCCCAGTAAGATCAGACTGGTCTGTTTGGCTGTTTTCATACTGGACAAATGCAAG ttttctcaGAACAACAAACTCATCGTCTTCGTCTCGAGCTGTGAAGCCGTCGAGTTCCTCTACTCTCTGTTCACCTCCGTCCTTTCAGCCAATCACAAGCCTTCGCTCCACTTCTTGCGTCTCCATGGCAACATGAAACAGGAG GAGCGTTCAGAGGTGTTCCAGCAGTTCTCAGTGTCTCCGTCCGGAGTCCTGCTCTGTACG gatgtAGCAGCCAGAGGTCTGGACCTTCCTCAGGTCACCTGGATCGTTCAG TTCACTCCTccgactgcagcagcagagtacGTTCACCGCGTCGGTCGGACGGCTCGAATCGGAGGACGAGGAAgcagcctcctcttcctcaccccTGCGGAGACCGCCTTCATCACAGAGCTGGCCAATCACAACATCAG CCTGTCAGAGATGAAGCTGCTGGACATCCTCTCCACACTAATGATGGACGACACCTACAGGGGGCGGGGAAAATACCACAGCAAG agTTCGTCCAAAGCTCTGGAGCAGGAGATCAGAGAGAGAGcgactgttcttcagacagagTTTGAGAACTTTGTTCACTCAGATCCTGAGTCGGTGCAGAACGCCAAGAAAG CGCTGCAGTCCTTCCTGCGGGCGTACACCACCTACCCCGCTCACCTTAAACACATCTTCCACATCCGCTTCCTCCACCTGGGACACACCGCCAAGAGCTTTGGCCTCAGAGACGCCCCCCAGGGTCTGAGCTCAGCCACCGGAGCCCACAGCAAGAAGCCGAACCACAACAAGAACCGGATCAGGAGTCCAGTcaaggagcagaagaagaagctggGCAGCAGCCAGGCAGGAGAGAAGAG GTTTCATCCCGCTCAGAGGGAGGTCGGTCTGATTCGCTCAGAGTTCTCCAGCGGGTTGGATGGTGCAGAcgccaagaagaagaagaagaagaaaaggaagatgtcaggagaggaggaggaggagtga
- the ddx31 gene encoding probable ATP-dependent RNA helicase DDX31 isoform X2, giving the protein MVSVCSVSFTLSVCVWDRCFIMSSADDQLCLNISSSLLPSSSQRRKRPTTQQRWARKKQIAEKRRFSSSEDVKRPFVKQRKLQHNDTPEEEVQMQTEAPPLSPAAENQSPTADVTKRKPEKKKKKKKEKDAVTETGRSSIKTSSLFKHNPDIPAIHRPVVSQVKEKIFTTESFSDLQLHPHLVATLNKVLNVSTLTSVQKQTIPALLSGRDAVVRSQTGSGKTLSYAVPVVQSLQSVQPKVSRSDGPLAVVIVPTRELALQTFQTFQKLLRPFTWIVPGVLMGGEKRKAEKARLRKGINILVSTPGRLVDHIKHTLSIAFSAVRWLILDEADRTLDLGFEKDLTVILNSLNSTGPSRQNVLLSATLTHGVTRLADVCLNDPVSISVSGSDFSDHTAATAATSDPGPASQSESFAVPEALKQFVVVVPSKIRLVCLAVFILDKCKFSQNNKLIVFVSSCEAVEFLYSLFTSVLSANHKPSLHFLRLHGNMKQEERSEVFQQFSVSPSGVLLCTDVAARGLDLPQVTWIVQFTPPTAAAEYVHRVGRTARIGGRGSSLLFLTPAETAFITELANHNISLSEMKLLDILSTLMMDDTYRGRGKYHSKSSSKALEQEIRERATVLQTEFENFVHSDPESVQNAKKALQSFLRAYTTYPAHLKHIFHIRFLHLGHTAKSFGLRDAPQGLSSATGAHSKKPNHNKNRIRSPVKEQKKKLGSSQAGEKRFHPAQREVGLIRSEFSSGLDGADAKKKKKKKRKMSGEEEEE; this is encoded by the exons ATGGTGTCAGTGTGTTCGGTGAGTTTCACG ctgtctgtgtgtgtgtgggacagGTGTTTTATAATGTCATCAGCAGACGACCAGCTGTGTTTGAACATCTCCAGTAGTTTGTTACCGTCTTCATCACAGAGGAGGAAGCGTCCCACCACTCAGCAGAGATGGGCCAGA AAGAAACAGATTGCAGAGAAGAGGAGGTTCAGCTCCTCAGAGGACGTGAAAAGACCATTTGTCAAACAGAGGAAGCTGCAGCACAATGATACACCTGAGGAGGAGGTGCAGATGCAGACTGAAGCTCCTCCTCTTTCCCCTGCAGCTGAAAACCAG tctcCAACTGCTGATGTGACGAAAAGGAAaccagagaaaaagaagaagaagaagaaagagaaagatgcaGTGACCGAGACAGGAAGGAGCAGCATTAAGACGTCCTCTCTGTTCAAACACAACCCAGACATACCTGCGATCCACAG ACCAGTTGTTTCTCAGGTGAAGGAGAAGATTTTCACCACTGAATCCTTCTCAGACCTCCAACTGCACCCTCACCTG GTGGCGACACTGAACAAAGTCCTGAATGTTTCCACACTGACCAG tgttcagaAACAGACGATCCCGGCTCTTCTGTCCGGACGAGACGCTGTAGTTCGATCTCAGACCGGATCTG GTAAGACTCTGTCGTACGCCGTCCCAGTGGTCCAGAGCCTTCAGTCTGTTCAGCCAAAGGTCAGCAGGTCAGACGGTCCTCTGGCTGTCGTCATCGTCCCCACCAGAGAG CTCGCCCTGCAGACCTTCCAGACCTTCCAGAAACTCCTCAGG CCATTTACCTGGATCGTTCCAGGTGTTCTgatgggaggagagaagaggaaggcaGAGAAGGCCAG gcTCCGTAAAGGAATCAATATCCTGGTTTCGACTCCCGGGCGTCTGGTGGATCATATCAAACACACCCTGAGTATTGCCTTCAGCGCCGTCCGCTGGCTGATCCTGGACGAGGCCGATCG GACCTTGGACCTGGGTTTTGAGAAGGATCTGACTGTTATTCTAAACAGTCTGAACTCGACAGGACCGAGCAGACAGAACGTGCTGCTGTCTGCTACACTGACAcatg GTGTGACCCGGTTAGCAGACGTGTGTTTAAATGACCCCGTCAGCATCAGCGTGTCCGGCTCTGACTTCTCTGATCACACTGCCGCCACCGCTGCGACCTCTGACCCTGGACcagccagccaatcagagagcttTGCTGTACCAGAGGCTTTGAAGCAGTTTGTGGTGGTGGTTCCCAGTAAGATCAGACTGGTCTGTTTGGCTGTTTTCATACTGGACAAATGCAAG ttttctcaGAACAACAAACTCATCGTCTTCGTCTCGAGCTGTGAAGCCGTCGAGTTCCTCTACTCTCTGTTCACCTCCGTCCTTTCAGCCAATCACAAGCCTTCGCTCCACTTCTTGCGTCTCCATGGCAACATGAAACAGGAG GAGCGTTCAGAGGTGTTCCAGCAGTTCTCAGTGTCTCCGTCCGGAGTCCTGCTCTGTACG gatgtAGCAGCCAGAGGTCTGGACCTTCCTCAGGTCACCTGGATCGTTCAG TTCACTCCTccgactgcagcagcagagtacGTTCACCGCGTCGGTCGGACGGCTCGAATCGGAGGACGAGGAAgcagcctcctcttcctcaccccTGCGGAGACCGCCTTCATCACAGAGCTGGCCAATCACAACATCAG CCTGTCAGAGATGAAGCTGCTGGACATCCTCTCCACACTAATGATGGACGACACCTACAGGGGGCGGGGAAAATACCACAGCAAG agTTCGTCCAAAGCTCTGGAGCAGGAGATCAGAGAGAGAGcgactgttcttcagacagagTTTGAGAACTTTGTTCACTCAGATCCTGAGTCGGTGCAGAACGCCAAGAAAG CGCTGCAGTCCTTCCTGCGGGCGTACACCACCTACCCCGCTCACCTTAAACACATCTTCCACATCCGCTTCCTCCACCTGGGACACACCGCCAAGAGCTTTGGCCTCAGAGACGCCCCCCAGGGTCTGAGCTCAGCCACCGGAGCCCACAGCAAGAAGCCGAACCACAACAAGAACCGGATCAGGAGTCCAGTcaaggagcagaagaagaagctggGCAGCAGCCAGGCAGGAGAGAAGAG GTTTCATCCCGCTCAGAGGGAGGTCGGTCTGATTCGCTCAGAGTTCTCCAGCGGGTTGGATGGTGCAGAcgccaagaagaagaagaagaagaaaaggaagatgtcaggagaggaggaggaggagtga
- the ddx31 gene encoding probable ATP-dependent RNA helicase DDX31 isoform X1, with protein MKFGLSQKSCCCINKHSDSNCISPVQLSVCVWDRCFIMSSADDQLCLNISSSLLPSSSQRRKRPTTQQRWARKKQIAEKRRFSSSEDVKRPFVKQRKLQHNDTPEEEVQMQTEAPPLSPAAENQSPTADVTKRKPEKKKKKKKEKDAVTETGRSSIKTSSLFKHNPDIPAIHRPVVSQVKEKIFTTESFSDLQLHPHLVATLNKVLNVSTLTSVQKQTIPALLSGRDAVVRSQTGSGKTLSYAVPVVQSLQSVQPKVSRSDGPLAVVIVPTRELALQTFQTFQKLLRPFTWIVPGVLMGGEKRKAEKARLRKGINILVSTPGRLVDHIKHTLSIAFSAVRWLILDEADRTLDLGFEKDLTVILNSLNSTGPSRQNVLLSATLTHGVTRLADVCLNDPVSISVSGSDFSDHTAATAATSDPGPASQSESFAVPEALKQFVVVVPSKIRLVCLAVFILDKCKFSQNNKLIVFVSSCEAVEFLYSLFTSVLSANHKPSLHFLRLHGNMKQEERSEVFQQFSVSPSGVLLCTDVAARGLDLPQVTWIVQFTPPTAAAEYVHRVGRTARIGGRGSSLLFLTPAETAFITELANHNISLSEMKLLDILSTLMMDDTYRGRGKYHSKSSSKALEQEIRERATVLQTEFENFVHSDPESVQNAKKALQSFLRAYTTYPAHLKHIFHIRFLHLGHTAKSFGLRDAPQGLSSATGAHSKKPNHNKNRIRSPVKEQKKKLGSSQAGEKRFHPAQREVGLIRSEFSSGLDGADAKKKKKKKRKMSGEEEEE; from the exons ATGAAGTTTGGCTTGAGTCAGAAGTCATGCTGTTGTATAAATAAGCACTCTGACTCTAACTGCATCTCACCTGtccagctgtctgtgtgtgtgtgggacagGTGTTTTATAATGTCATCAGCAGACGACCAGCTGTGTTTGAACATCTCCAGTAGTTTGTTACCGTCTTCATCACAGAGGAGGAAGCGTCCCACCACTCAGCAGAGATGGGCCAGA AAGAAACAGATTGCAGAGAAGAGGAGGTTCAGCTCCTCAGAGGACGTGAAAAGACCATTTGTCAAACAGAGGAAGCTGCAGCACAATGATACACCTGAGGAGGAGGTGCAGATGCAGACTGAAGCTCCTCCTCTTTCCCCTGCAGCTGAAAACCAG tctcCAACTGCTGATGTGACGAAAAGGAAaccagagaaaaagaagaagaagaagaaagagaaagatgcaGTGACCGAGACAGGAAGGAGCAGCATTAAGACGTCCTCTCTGTTCAAACACAACCCAGACATACCTGCGATCCACAG ACCAGTTGTTTCTCAGGTGAAGGAGAAGATTTTCACCACTGAATCCTTCTCAGACCTCCAACTGCACCCTCACCTG GTGGCGACACTGAACAAAGTCCTGAATGTTTCCACACTGACCAG tgttcagaAACAGACGATCCCGGCTCTTCTGTCCGGACGAGACGCTGTAGTTCGATCTCAGACCGGATCTG GTAAGACTCTGTCGTACGCCGTCCCAGTGGTCCAGAGCCTTCAGTCTGTTCAGCCAAAGGTCAGCAGGTCAGACGGTCCTCTGGCTGTCGTCATCGTCCCCACCAGAGAG CTCGCCCTGCAGACCTTCCAGACCTTCCAGAAACTCCTCAGG CCATTTACCTGGATCGTTCCAGGTGTTCTgatgggaggagagaagaggaaggcaGAGAAGGCCAG gcTCCGTAAAGGAATCAATATCCTGGTTTCGACTCCCGGGCGTCTGGTGGATCATATCAAACACACCCTGAGTATTGCCTTCAGCGCCGTCCGCTGGCTGATCCTGGACGAGGCCGATCG GACCTTGGACCTGGGTTTTGAGAAGGATCTGACTGTTATTCTAAACAGTCTGAACTCGACAGGACCGAGCAGACAGAACGTGCTGCTGTCTGCTACACTGACAcatg GTGTGACCCGGTTAGCAGACGTGTGTTTAAATGACCCCGTCAGCATCAGCGTGTCCGGCTCTGACTTCTCTGATCACACTGCCGCCACCGCTGCGACCTCTGACCCTGGACcagccagccaatcagagagcttTGCTGTACCAGAGGCTTTGAAGCAGTTTGTGGTGGTGGTTCCCAGTAAGATCAGACTGGTCTGTTTGGCTGTTTTCATACTGGACAAATGCAAG ttttctcaGAACAACAAACTCATCGTCTTCGTCTCGAGCTGTGAAGCCGTCGAGTTCCTCTACTCTCTGTTCACCTCCGTCCTTTCAGCCAATCACAAGCCTTCGCTCCACTTCTTGCGTCTCCATGGCAACATGAAACAGGAG GAGCGTTCAGAGGTGTTCCAGCAGTTCTCAGTGTCTCCGTCCGGAGTCCTGCTCTGTACG gatgtAGCAGCCAGAGGTCTGGACCTTCCTCAGGTCACCTGGATCGTTCAG TTCACTCCTccgactgcagcagcagagtacGTTCACCGCGTCGGTCGGACGGCTCGAATCGGAGGACGAGGAAgcagcctcctcttcctcaccccTGCGGAGACCGCCTTCATCACAGAGCTGGCCAATCACAACATCAG CCTGTCAGAGATGAAGCTGCTGGACATCCTCTCCACACTAATGATGGACGACACCTACAGGGGGCGGGGAAAATACCACAGCAAG agTTCGTCCAAAGCTCTGGAGCAGGAGATCAGAGAGAGAGcgactgttcttcagacagagTTTGAGAACTTTGTTCACTCAGATCCTGAGTCGGTGCAGAACGCCAAGAAAG CGCTGCAGTCCTTCCTGCGGGCGTACACCACCTACCCCGCTCACCTTAAACACATCTTCCACATCCGCTTCCTCCACCTGGGACACACCGCCAAGAGCTTTGGCCTCAGAGACGCCCCCCAGGGTCTGAGCTCAGCCACCGGAGCCCACAGCAAGAAGCCGAACCACAACAAGAACCGGATCAGGAGTCCAGTcaaggagcagaagaagaagctggGCAGCAGCCAGGCAGGAGAGAAGAG GTTTCATCCCGCTCAGAGGGAGGTCGGTCTGATTCGCTCAGAGTTCTCCAGCGGGTTGGATGGTGCAGAcgccaagaagaagaagaagaagaaaaggaagatgtcaggagaggaggaggaggagtga
- the ddx31 gene encoding probable ATP-dependent RNA helicase DDX31 isoform X3: MKFGLSQKSCCCINKHSDSNCISPVQLSVCVWDRCFIMSSADDQLCLNISSSLLPSSSQRRKRPTTQQRWARKKQIAEKRRFSSSEDVKRPFVKQRKLQHNDTPEEEVQMQTEAPPLSPAAENQSPTADVTKRKPEKKKKKKKEKDAVTETGRSSIKTSSLFKHNPDIPAIHRPVVSQVKEKIFTTESFSDLQLHPHLVATLNKVLNVSTLTSVQKQTIPALLSGRDAVVRSQTGSGKTLSYAVPVVQSLQSVQPKLALQTFQTFQKLLRPFTWIVPGVLMGGEKRKAEKARLRKGINILVSTPGRLVDHIKHTLSIAFSAVRWLILDEADRTLDLGFEKDLTVILNSLNSTGPSRQNVLLSATLTHGVTRLADVCLNDPVSISVSGSDFSDHTAATAATSDPGPASQSESFAVPEALKQFVVVVPSKIRLVCLAVFILDKCKFSQNNKLIVFVSSCEAVEFLYSLFTSVLSANHKPSLHFLRLHGNMKQEERSEVFQQFSVSPSGVLLCTDVAARGLDLPQVTWIVQFTPPTAAAEYVHRVGRTARIGGRGSSLLFLTPAETAFITELANHNISLSEMKLLDILSTLMMDDTYRGRGKYHSKSSSKALEQEIRERATVLQTEFENFVHSDPESVQNAKKALQSFLRAYTTYPAHLKHIFHIRFLHLGHTAKSFGLRDAPQGLSSATGAHSKKPNHNKNRIRSPVKEQKKKLGSSQAGEKRFHPAQREVGLIRSEFSSGLDGADAKKKKKKKRKMSGEEEEE, from the exons ATGAAGTTTGGCTTGAGTCAGAAGTCATGCTGTTGTATAAATAAGCACTCTGACTCTAACTGCATCTCACCTGtccagctgtctgtgtgtgtgtgggacagGTGTTTTATAATGTCATCAGCAGACGACCAGCTGTGTTTGAACATCTCCAGTAGTTTGTTACCGTCTTCATCACAGAGGAGGAAGCGTCCCACCACTCAGCAGAGATGGGCCAGA AAGAAACAGATTGCAGAGAAGAGGAGGTTCAGCTCCTCAGAGGACGTGAAAAGACCATTTGTCAAACAGAGGAAGCTGCAGCACAATGATACACCTGAGGAGGAGGTGCAGATGCAGACTGAAGCTCCTCCTCTTTCCCCTGCAGCTGAAAACCAG tctcCAACTGCTGATGTGACGAAAAGGAAaccagagaaaaagaagaagaagaagaaagagaaagatgcaGTGACCGAGACAGGAAGGAGCAGCATTAAGACGTCCTCTCTGTTCAAACACAACCCAGACATACCTGCGATCCACAG ACCAGTTGTTTCTCAGGTGAAGGAGAAGATTTTCACCACTGAATCCTTCTCAGACCTCCAACTGCACCCTCACCTG GTGGCGACACTGAACAAAGTCCTGAATGTTTCCACACTGACCAG tgttcagaAACAGACGATCCCGGCTCTTCTGTCCGGACGAGACGCTGTAGTTCGATCTCAGACCGGATCTG GTAAGACTCTGTCGTACGCCGTCCCAGTGGTCCAGAGCCTTCAGTCTGTTCAGCCAAAG CTCGCCCTGCAGACCTTCCAGACCTTCCAGAAACTCCTCAGG CCATTTACCTGGATCGTTCCAGGTGTTCTgatgggaggagagaagaggaaggcaGAGAAGGCCAG gcTCCGTAAAGGAATCAATATCCTGGTTTCGACTCCCGGGCGTCTGGTGGATCATATCAAACACACCCTGAGTATTGCCTTCAGCGCCGTCCGCTGGCTGATCCTGGACGAGGCCGATCG GACCTTGGACCTGGGTTTTGAGAAGGATCTGACTGTTATTCTAAACAGTCTGAACTCGACAGGACCGAGCAGACAGAACGTGCTGCTGTCTGCTACACTGACAcatg GTGTGACCCGGTTAGCAGACGTGTGTTTAAATGACCCCGTCAGCATCAGCGTGTCCGGCTCTGACTTCTCTGATCACACTGCCGCCACCGCTGCGACCTCTGACCCTGGACcagccagccaatcagagagcttTGCTGTACCAGAGGCTTTGAAGCAGTTTGTGGTGGTGGTTCCCAGTAAGATCAGACTGGTCTGTTTGGCTGTTTTCATACTGGACAAATGCAAG ttttctcaGAACAACAAACTCATCGTCTTCGTCTCGAGCTGTGAAGCCGTCGAGTTCCTCTACTCTCTGTTCACCTCCGTCCTTTCAGCCAATCACAAGCCTTCGCTCCACTTCTTGCGTCTCCATGGCAACATGAAACAGGAG GAGCGTTCAGAGGTGTTCCAGCAGTTCTCAGTGTCTCCGTCCGGAGTCCTGCTCTGTACG gatgtAGCAGCCAGAGGTCTGGACCTTCCTCAGGTCACCTGGATCGTTCAG TTCACTCCTccgactgcagcagcagagtacGTTCACCGCGTCGGTCGGACGGCTCGAATCGGAGGACGAGGAAgcagcctcctcttcctcaccccTGCGGAGACCGCCTTCATCACAGAGCTGGCCAATCACAACATCAG CCTGTCAGAGATGAAGCTGCTGGACATCCTCTCCACACTAATGATGGACGACACCTACAGGGGGCGGGGAAAATACCACAGCAAG agTTCGTCCAAAGCTCTGGAGCAGGAGATCAGAGAGAGAGcgactgttcttcagacagagTTTGAGAACTTTGTTCACTCAGATCCTGAGTCGGTGCAGAACGCCAAGAAAG CGCTGCAGTCCTTCCTGCGGGCGTACACCACCTACCCCGCTCACCTTAAACACATCTTCCACATCCGCTTCCTCCACCTGGGACACACCGCCAAGAGCTTTGGCCTCAGAGACGCCCCCCAGGGTCTGAGCTCAGCCACCGGAGCCCACAGCAAGAAGCCGAACCACAACAAGAACCGGATCAGGAGTCCAGTcaaggagcagaagaagaagctggGCAGCAGCCAGGCAGGAGAGAAGAG GTTTCATCCCGCTCAGAGGGAGGTCGGTCTGATTCGCTCAGAGTTCTCCAGCGGGTTGGATGGTGCAGAcgccaagaagaagaagaagaagaaaaggaagatgtcaggagaggaggaggaggagtga